A single genomic interval of Microbacterium sp. BLY harbors:
- a CDS encoding NAD(P)-dependent alcohol dehydrogenase yields MSTVTAYAAPAEAAPLGKTVIERRELGPHDVLIDIAFAGICHSDIHTVRGDWGPQQYPLAPGHEITGTVAAVGAEVTAHALGDRVGVGCLVNSCRECEYCRRGDEQFCTQGAVGTYGAVDRDGTITQGGYSQQVVVTEDFVLRIPDALPLDAAAPLLCAGITTYSPLRHWKVGPGTRVAVVGLGGLGHMGVQIAHALGAEVTVLSQTLAKQDDGLRLGADRYFATSDPETFRALRGSFDVILNTVSAVIDLRSYLGLLDVDGTIVCVGAPAEALALNAGSLIAGRRSIAGSNIGGIRETQEMLDFCAEHGITAQIEVIPASAINDAYERVLASDVRYRFVIDAATLSD; encoded by the coding sequence ATGTCGACCGTCACCGCCTACGCCGCCCCCGCCGAAGCCGCCCCGCTGGGGAAAACCGTCATCGAGCGCCGGGAGCTGGGGCCGCACGACGTGCTCATCGACATCGCGTTCGCCGGCATCTGCCACTCCGACATCCACACCGTCCGCGGCGACTGGGGCCCGCAGCAGTACCCGCTGGCTCCGGGACACGAGATCACCGGAACCGTCGCCGCCGTGGGCGCGGAGGTCACGGCGCACGCCCTCGGCGATCGCGTCGGCGTCGGCTGCCTGGTGAACTCGTGCCGCGAGTGCGAGTACTGCCGCAGAGGCGACGAGCAGTTCTGCACGCAGGGCGCCGTCGGCACGTACGGCGCGGTCGACCGCGACGGCACGATCACGCAGGGCGGCTACTCCCAGCAGGTCGTCGTCACCGAGGACTTCGTGCTGCGCATCCCGGACGCCCTGCCGCTGGACGCGGCGGCTCCGCTGCTGTGCGCGGGCATCACCACGTACTCGCCGCTGCGGCACTGGAAGGTCGGCCCCGGCACGCGCGTCGCGGTGGTCGGGCTGGGCGGGCTCGGCCACATGGGTGTGCAGATCGCGCACGCCCTGGGCGCCGAGGTGACCGTGCTGTCCCAGACGCTCGCCAAGCAGGACGACGGTCTCCGGCTCGGCGCCGACCGCTACTTCGCCACGAGCGACCCGGAGACCTTCCGTGCGCTGCGCGGCTCCTTCGACGTGATCCTCAACACCGTGAGCGCCGTGATCGACCTGCGCTCCTACCTCGGGCTGCTCGACGTCGACGGCACGATCGTGTGCGTCGGGGCGCCGGCGGAAGCCCTCGCCCTGAACGCGGGGTCGCTGATCGCCGGGCGGCGTTCCATCGCCGGGTCGAACATCGGCGGCATCCGGGAGACCCAGGAGATGCTCGACTTCTGCGCGGAGCACGGCATCACCGCGCAGATCGAGGTGATCCCGGCCTCGGCCATCAACGACGCGTACGAGCGCGTCCTCGCGTCCGACGTCCGCTACCGCTTCGTCATCGACGCCGCCACCCTCTCCGACTGA
- a CDS encoding acyl-CoA dehydrogenase, translating into MVDAAVRPSTTPGPRESASAPQIDVARLNDALMGTWGDVRRQAREMIKDSAFWRKDELGKDEHRERVLSQLHLLVDNKAVHRAFPQRFGGEENNGGNIAGFEELVAADPSLQIKSGVQWGLFGSAILQLGTQEHHDKWLPGVMDLSIPGAFAMTEIGHGSDVAAVGTTATYDPETEEFVIHTPFRGATKEYLGNAALHGIAATVFAQLITNGVNHGVHCFYVPLRGEDGVDLPGIGREDDGLKGGLNGIDNGRLSFDHVRIPRTNLLNRYGDVAADGTYTSPIDSPGRRFFTMLGTLVQGRVSLDGAASWASALGLHIAITYATQRRQFDGADGQEVVLMDYGKHQRRLLPRLATTYAQIFAHDEFLQKFDGVFSGRTDTPDDREDLETLAAALKPLSTWHALDTLQEAREACGGAGFMFENRLVGLRQDLDIYVTFEGDNNVLLQLVGKRLLTDYAKQFQGKDAAALARYAVGMTAGKVFHGAGLRQLGQAVTDFGQVARSVERGLREEQQHDLLAGRVQQMVADIASRLRPAGKDKVLGARLFNENQAELIEAARAHGELLQWEAFTDAVHAMDDPGTKRVMTWLRDLFGLQLIEKHLAWHLIHGRLSTQRAAAVSSYIDRLCARLRPYALDLVDAFGYEPEHVRAPIASGAEKQRQDEARAYYADLAATGRAPILEKTLKQQKR; encoded by the coding sequence ATGGTCGACGCCGCCGTCCGCCCTTCGACGACACCCGGCCCGCGCGAGAGCGCCAGCGCTCCGCAGATCGATGTCGCCCGCCTGAACGACGCCCTGATGGGCACCTGGGGCGACGTGCGCCGCCAGGCCCGCGAGATGATCAAGGACTCCGCGTTCTGGCGGAAGGACGAGCTCGGCAAGGACGAGCACCGCGAGCGGGTGCTCAGCCAGCTCCACCTCCTCGTTGACAACAAGGCCGTGCACCGGGCGTTCCCGCAGCGCTTCGGCGGCGAGGAGAACAACGGCGGCAACATCGCCGGGTTCGAGGAGCTCGTGGCCGCCGACCCGAGCCTGCAGATCAAATCCGGCGTGCAGTGGGGCCTCTTCGGCTCCGCGATCCTGCAGCTCGGCACCCAGGAGCACCACGACAAGTGGCTGCCCGGCGTGATGGACCTCTCGATCCCCGGCGCGTTCGCGATGACCGAGATCGGCCACGGTTCCGACGTCGCCGCGGTCGGCACCACCGCCACCTATGACCCGGAGACGGAGGAGTTCGTCATCCACACCCCGTTCCGCGGGGCGACGAAGGAGTACCTCGGCAACGCGGCGCTGCACGGCATCGCGGCGACGGTGTTCGCCCAGCTCATCACCAACGGCGTCAACCACGGCGTGCACTGCTTCTACGTGCCCCTGCGCGGCGAGGACGGCGTCGACCTTCCCGGCATCGGCCGCGAGGACGACGGCCTCAAGGGCGGACTCAACGGCATCGACAACGGACGGCTCTCGTTCGACCACGTCCGCATCCCCCGCACGAACCTGCTCAACCGGTACGGCGACGTGGCCGCCGACGGCACCTACACCAGCCCGATCGACAGCCCGGGACGCCGGTTCTTCACGATGCTCGGCACCCTGGTGCAGGGGCGGGTCTCGCTCGACGGCGCGGCCTCGTGGGCCTCCGCGCTCGGCCTGCACATCGCGATCACCTACGCCACGCAGCGCCGGCAGTTCGACGGGGCGGACGGGCAGGAGGTCGTGCTCATGGACTACGGCAAGCACCAGCGCCGCCTGCTCCCGCGCCTGGCCACGACGTACGCACAGATCTTCGCGCACGACGAGTTCCTGCAGAAGTTCGACGGCGTGTTCTCCGGACGGACCGACACTCCGGATGACCGGGAGGACCTGGAGACGCTCGCGGCGGCGCTGAAGCCGCTGTCGACCTGGCACGCGCTGGACACCCTGCAGGAGGCGCGCGAGGCGTGCGGCGGCGCGGGCTTCATGTTCGAGAACCGTCTGGTGGGGCTCCGCCAGGACCTCGACATCTATGTCACGTTCGAGGGCGACAACAACGTGCTGCTGCAGCTCGTCGGCAAGCGGCTGCTGACCGACTACGCGAAGCAGTTCCAGGGCAAGGATGCCGCCGCCCTCGCCCGCTACGCCGTCGGCATGACGGCCGGCAAGGTCTTCCACGGCGCCGGACTCCGTCAGCTCGGCCAGGCCGTGACGGACTTCGGTCAGGTCGCCCGCTCCGTGGAGCGGGGGCTCCGGGAGGAGCAGCAGCACGACCTCCTCGCGGGGCGCGTGCAGCAGATGGTCGCCGACATCGCGTCGCGGCTCCGTCCGGCCGGCAAGGACAAGGTGCTCGGCGCCCGCCTGTTCAACGAGAACCAGGCCGAGCTCATCGAGGCGGCCAGGGCCCACGGCGAACTGCTGCAGTGGGAGGCGTTCACCGACGCTGTGCACGCGATGGACGACCCCGGGACGAAGCGGGTCATGACCTGGCTGCGCGACCTCTTCGGTCTGCAGCTCATCGAGAAGCACCTGGCCTGGCACCTCATCCACGGGCGTCTGTCCACGCAGCGCGCGGCGGCGGTGTCGAGCTACATCGATCGGCTGTGCGCGCGGCTGCGTCCGTACGCCCTCGACCTCGTGGACGCGTTCGGGTACGAGCCCGAGCACGTGCGGGCGCCCATCGCGAGCGGCGCGGAGAAGCAGCGGCAGGACGAGGCGCGTGCGTACTACGCCGACCTCGCCGCCACCGGTCGCGCCCCGATCCTGGAGAAGACGCTGAAGCAGCAGAAGCGCTGA
- a CDS encoding DNA-3-methyladenine glycosylase I: protein MTSLLTGPDARIRCAWVGDDAEYRRYHDEEWGRPLHGDRALFEKMALEGFQAGLSWITILRKRPRFREVFAGFEPERVAAFDDEDVERLMADPGIIRNRAKILATIGNARLVQDMADGELDALMWSFAPAPTGVRPAAFADVPAVTPESTALSAELRRRGFRFVGPTTMYALMQSAGMVDDHIAGCWRA from the coding sequence ATGACCTCGCTCCTCACGGGCCCCGACGCCCGCATCCGTTGCGCCTGGGTGGGCGACGACGCCGAATACCGCCGGTACCACGACGAGGAGTGGGGGCGGCCGCTGCACGGCGACCGCGCCCTGTTCGAGAAGATGGCGTTGGAGGGGTTCCAGGCCGGGCTGTCCTGGATCACGATCCTGCGCAAGCGTCCGCGGTTCCGGGAGGTGTTCGCGGGGTTCGAGCCCGAGCGGGTCGCGGCGTTCGACGACGAGGACGTCGAGCGTCTGATGGCCGACCCCGGGATCATCCGCAACCGCGCCAAGATCCTCGCGACGATCGGCAATGCCCGCCTCGTGCAGGACATGGCCGACGGCGAGCTGGACGCGCTCATGTGGTCGTTCGCCCCGGCGCCGACGGGGGTGCGGCCGGCGGCCTTCGCCGACGTCCCGGCCGTCACCCCGGAGTCCACCGCGCTGAGCGCGGAGCTCCGGCGCCGGGGCTTCCGGTTCGTCGGGCCGACGACGATGTATGCGCTCATGCAGTCGGCGGGGATGGTGGACGACCACATCGCGGGGTGCTGGCGCGCGTGA
- a CDS encoding pirin family protein: protein MIGQRRIVLEPRAVPLGGVRGMEVLRVLPHRNLPTIGAWCFLDRFGPAETRMRVEPHPHIGLQTVTWPLVGEIRHRDSLGSDADLRRGQLNLMTAGNGISHSEYSVGDGSVPLDALQFWVVLPESARHGDGGFERHTDLPTTTLPAVTGPDATATVVLGEFAGVHSPATVHTPIVGAEIVVPAGATVRLPLRPEWEHAILLVEGDAAVPEHAMARNDMLYLGDSRDGVEVTSSEGGLLFLLGGEPFEDEIVMWWNFAGRSHDEIATAREDWEAASPRFGVVEGHDQRIPAPPLPPVRLMPRSRTL from the coding sequence ATGATCGGACAGCGCCGGATCGTCCTCGAGCCCCGGGCGGTTCCGCTCGGCGGTGTGCGCGGCATGGAAGTGCTGCGAGTGCTGCCGCATCGCAACCTCCCCACCATCGGCGCCTGGTGCTTCCTCGACCGCTTCGGCCCGGCCGAGACCCGGATGCGCGTCGAGCCGCACCCGCATATCGGTCTGCAGACCGTGACCTGGCCTCTCGTCGGAGAGATCCGGCACCGTGATTCGCTGGGCAGTGACGCCGACCTCCGGCGCGGACAGCTCAACCTCATGACCGCCGGCAACGGCATCTCGCACTCGGAGTACTCCGTCGGCGACGGCTCCGTTCCGCTCGACGCGCTGCAGTTCTGGGTCGTGCTCCCGGAGTCCGCACGCCACGGCGACGGCGGCTTCGAGCGGCACACCGACCTGCCGACGACGACCCTCCCGGCCGTGACCGGGCCGGACGCCACGGCCACCGTCGTGCTCGGCGAGTTCGCGGGAGTGCACTCGCCCGCCACCGTGCACACGCCGATCGTCGGGGCGGAGATCGTCGTGCCCGCCGGAGCCACCGTGCGCCTGCCGCTGCGACCGGAGTGGGAGCACGCGATCCTCCTCGTCGAGGGCGACGCCGCGGTGCCCGAGCACGCGATGGCCCGCAACGACATGCTCTACCTCGGCGATTCCCGCGACGGCGTCGAGGTCACCAGCAGCGAAGGCGGGCTGCTGTTCCTCCTCGGGGGTGAGCCGTTCGAGGACGAGATCGTCATGTGGTGGAACTTCGCCGGGCGCTCCCACGATGAGATCGCCACCGCCCGCGAGGACTGGGAGGCCGCATCCCCCCGGTTCGGCGTCGTCGAGGGGCACGACCAGCGCATCCCCGCGCCGCCGCTCCCACCCGTGCGCCTGATGCCCCGCAGTCGCACCCTCTGA
- the recQ gene encoding DNA helicase RecQ: MPQTPRDPYDGWVREPDAAADQPWDDGWEPAEPPEPMDWEPQGAGFEPPLDWGPGPATAVAPAPTVRRATPSRYATAREALHTVFGYDDFRGDQAAIVEQVIGGGDAVVLMPTGGGKSITYQVPALVREGTGLVISPLIALMHDQVDALRANGVKAAYLNSTQSIEERREVERAYVAGELDLIYVAPERLSSAQTTSLLQRGTLSVIAIDEAHCVSQWGHDFRPDYLALGDLGERFPGVPRMALTATATRATHKELTERLHLDAAQHFVASFDRPNIQYRIVPKIDPRKQLVQFIRSQPEGAAGIVYALSRKSVEQTATYLAAQGLDALPYHAGLPAEVRAANQSRFLREDGVVMVATIAFGMGIDKPDVRFVAHIDLPKSVEGYYQETGRAGRDGEPSVAWMAYGLGDVVQQRRLIDQSPGDRTFKMRMGQHLDAMLALCETVECRRQNLLGYFGQDSQPCGNCDTCLDDTATFDGLVPAQKLLSTIVRLKRERNQAFGAGHLIDILRGASTERIRQQRHDTLATYGIGADLSDQDWRSVVRQLLARGILIAQGDYGTLAPGEAAAGVLRGETAVPLRKDTIGRASSPSRARKASAADALDAGDRELFEALRAWRAETAREQGVPAYIVFGDATLRALAEHRPASLADLDGITGIGAKKREAYGEGVLAVIAAS; this comes from the coding sequence ATGCCGCAGACTCCCCGAGACCCGTACGACGGATGGGTCCGCGAGCCGGACGCGGCAGCCGACCAGCCCTGGGATGACGGGTGGGAGCCGGCCGAGCCGCCGGAGCCGATGGACTGGGAGCCGCAGGGCGCGGGATTCGAGCCGCCGCTGGACTGGGGCCCCGGGCCCGCCACCGCCGTGGCCCCGGCGCCGACCGTCCGTCGAGCCACACCGAGCCGGTACGCGACGGCCCGCGAGGCGCTGCACACCGTCTTCGGCTACGACGACTTCCGCGGCGACCAGGCCGCCATCGTCGAGCAGGTCATCGGCGGCGGCGACGCCGTCGTCTTGATGCCCACCGGCGGCGGGAAGAGCATCACCTATCAGGTGCCCGCGCTCGTGCGCGAAGGCACCGGACTGGTCATCAGCCCGCTCATCGCGCTCATGCACGACCAGGTCGACGCGCTGCGCGCCAACGGCGTGAAGGCCGCCTACCTCAACTCGACCCAGTCGATCGAGGAGCGCCGCGAGGTCGAGCGCGCCTACGTCGCCGGGGAGCTCGACCTCATCTACGTCGCTCCGGAGCGGCTGTCGAGCGCGCAGACGACCTCCCTCCTGCAGCGCGGCACGCTCAGTGTCATCGCGATCGACGAGGCGCACTGCGTGTCGCAGTGGGGCCACGACTTCCGGCCCGACTACCTCGCCCTCGGCGACCTGGGCGAGCGGTTCCCCGGCGTTCCCCGCATGGCCCTGACCGCGACGGCGACGCGGGCCACCCACAAGGAGCTCACCGAGCGTCTGCACCTCGACGCGGCGCAGCACTTCGTGGCGAGCTTCGACCGTCCGAATATCCAGTACCGGATCGTCCCGAAGATCGATCCCCGTAAGCAGCTCGTGCAGTTCATCCGGTCGCAGCCGGAGGGGGCGGCGGGCATCGTCTATGCGCTCAGCCGCAAGTCCGTCGAGCAGACGGCGACGTACCTGGCCGCGCAGGGTCTCGACGCGCTGCCGTACCACGCGGGGCTGCCCGCCGAGGTGCGGGCGGCGAACCAGTCGCGCTTCCTCCGTGAAGACGGCGTGGTGATGGTGGCGACCATCGCGTTCGGCATGGGCATCGACAAGCCCGACGTGCGTTTCGTCGCCCACATCGATCTGCCGAAGTCTGTCGAGGGCTACTACCAGGAGACCGGTCGCGCGGGCCGCGACGGGGAGCCGTCCGTGGCGTGGATGGCGTACGGGCTCGGCGACGTGGTGCAGCAGCGCCGGCTCATCGATCAGAGTCCCGGCGATCGCACGTTCAAGATGCGCATGGGGCAGCACCTCGACGCGATGCTCGCGCTGTGCGAGACGGTGGAGTGCCGCCGGCAGAACCTCCTCGGGTACTTCGGTCAGGACTCGCAGCCCTGCGGCAACTGCGACACCTGCCTCGACGACACGGCCACCTTCGACGGGCTCGTCCCCGCGCAGAAGCTGCTGTCCACGATCGTGCGGCTCAAACGCGAGCGCAATCAGGCGTTCGGGGCGGGCCACCTCATCGACATCCTCCGGGGCGCCTCGACCGAGCGCATCCGCCAGCAGCGGCACGACACCCTGGCGACCTACGGCATCGGCGCCGACCTCTCCGACCAGGACTGGCGGAGCGTGGTGCGCCAGCTGCTGGCCCGGGGCATCCTCATCGCGCAGGGCGACTACGGCACGCTCGCACCGGGCGAGGCGGCCGCCGGGGTGCTGCGCGGCGAGACCGCGGTGCCGCTCCGGAAAGACACGATCGGTCGCGCGTCGTCGCCGTCCCGTGCGCGGAAGGCGAGTGCCGCCGACGCGCTCGACGCCGGAGACCGGGAGCTGTTCGAGGCTTTGCGGGCCTGGCGCGCAGAGACCGCCAGGGAGCAGGGCGTCCCGGCGTACATCGTCTTCGGCGACGCCACGCTGCGCGCCCTCGCCGAGCATCGCCCGGCCTCGCTCGCCGACCTCGACGGCATCACCGGCATCGGCGCCAAGAAGCGCGAGGCCTACGGCGAGGGCGTCCTCGCCGTCATCGCCGCCTCCTGA
- a CDS encoding GNAT family N-acetyltransferase: MTDITVSRNDEASRYEIRSDEVLAGFAEYDTRPGAIRFLHTEIDPAFQGQGLAGKLAAAALADAAGTGDAIVPLCPYIAKYLETHEIPGAEIRWPQRPGSTADAPVQEESSGADEDPTGRAE; the protein is encoded by the coding sequence ATGACCGACATCACCGTGAGCCGCAACGACGAGGCCTCCCGCTACGAGATCCGCTCCGATGAGGTGCTGGCCGGGTTCGCCGAGTACGACACCCGCCCCGGCGCGATCCGTTTCCTGCACACCGAGATCGACCCGGCCTTCCAGGGCCAGGGACTCGCCGGGAAGCTGGCCGCGGCAGCGCTGGCCGATGCCGCCGGGACGGGCGACGCGATCGTGCCGCTCTGCCCGTACATCGCGAAGTACCTCGAGACGCACGAGATCCCCGGCGCCGAGATCCGCTGGCCGCAGCGCCCGGGCTCGACCGCGGACGCTCCGGTGCAGGAGGAGTCGTCCGGCGCGGATGAGGACCCCACGGGCAGGGCGGAATGA